NNNNNggattggggggggggggggggggggggggggggggagggttTCCTAATGTGTTATCCATGCTTACGGAGGAGGATGTTGTGACTGTTGTAGCAATCTTGTATCACATATGGAAGGCACGCAACAGGGCAGTTTGGGAAGCCTCCCTTCCTCGGCCGAGAGCCGTGTGGCGTGCAGCTCAGGCTTCTGCTGCTGCTTGGCGTCACGCCCATTCGGCTTCAGCTCATCATCAGACGCCGCAACCTACAGCCATTCCAGGCGACTTTGAAGCAGCTTCTTATTGCTTTGTAGATGCGGCCTACCATCACCACACGAAAACGGGAGCATTGGGCGCTGTTTTACTGGCACACGACGGAGCCTTCATTGCAGCTTTCAATGGGCGGTTGCCGCCGTGTTTTTCTCCTCTCATGGCTGAGTCACTGGCATGCAAAGAAGCTTTATCATGGCTAAAGGACCGTGGTCTTACTTCGGTGCATATCTACACGGATTGTTCCACGCTCAAGAATTTGTTATCTACATCTACTGTTAGCCTACTTTCATATGTTGGTTTTTCTATTGATGCCTCTAGGGCCATTATGTCGTCTTTTACTCATTGTTCAGTTAGTTTGATTCCTAGAACTGCAAATAGAGGGGCTCACGTTCTTGCTACGTTGGCTCTCTCGCAgccttttgctttgttttgggAGATTAATCCCCCAGACTCTATTTCTGATCTTTTTTAATAAAGTCACCctattggttttcaaaaaaaaaaataatttgccaaagaccttgtggtctagtggcatcgggactctttgtgcttcttaggttgaaaaagtagctatgaacatatactacattgtaatagagtcagtagtactcaaaaaaagttataaataatttactGAGTATTTTCTCAAATACTGAAGCACACAAAATCAATATCGCATCCACGGAGCTTCTAATCCATTctccttccatatgggagtgtaacCAGGCGCCACTAGACCACGAGTTCTTGAGCACGTAAAAATGAGATGGTCTATTAACCTTATTAAGATTTCTTGCCTATTAAGATCTACAAGATTTATTCTTGCCTATTAAGATCTACGAGATTTACCTAATAAATACTCTTAGATAACATTGTAAATTTTTCTGGTCAACTAAAAAATGAACACATAGAAGTTATAACCTAAAATGGCACGTACAAATCTCGAAAATAAGAGGATCGTTCATGGATCCTAACTTCACTTTGAATTCCATAATTAAGAATTTGATAATTTAAGGAGAAATCACTATTTTGgtctctcaattttttttcaatgttcAATTAGTCCTTATAGGGACCAAAATAGTGATTTTCCCATAATTTAACAAATGGATTACTAAACTGCACGATAGTGCATGATTACATGATAGAGTAACATTTAGCAGTGGACAACAGTTTAAGTAACGGAGACTAGATGAACTCTGAGCAATGGAACTTCATTATCAAGCGTGGTTCTGAATGTAGTTATCTTTGTACATGTTTCTGCATATATGCACACAAAAGGAGTGCAGAAACTGCTACAAGCAGAATAAAGATACTTTACAAAATATTATGGGGGGAAAAGCTGAAAAAGGGCACACAAAATTTACTCCCCACTACAAGCAAGATAGGAGTGAAAGTCAAACAAATTTTCTGTCAGCACACTCAGATTCATTCCGAAGATTGGTCTTACCATTTTGAGGCTCATGAGAGGGTCGTTTTGCAACAATGTTTCTTCCTGGAAAATATCTTTTTCAACAATCCTCCATTCTTTTTCTTACTGGGAACAATAGCTAAGGAGCCGACAGCAACAAGATCTTCATCTGCTGCATTTCGATTCCCGTTTGGAGATCTAACCTCTTCTGGATGTTCTATTGCATTGTTGGCACCAGAAGCAGGATGGGGATTGCCATTCAAAATAAGTTCCTTGGTACTAGGAGCCTTACGACCTCGACTATCATTGTCCTCATCTATCATTTTGTCGAGAAGAGATGTGCGACGCCCCAGGTCCTTGTTAGGATTTGTCACTGTATCAGTGCTGCTATAGGCGGTGACAGGGATGACACTATCAAAAAGGGCTGCATCCCTCGGTGTAGCCAATGCCTTCAGCTGCTTTCCCAGGTTTAAAATAGTTTCCTGGCACTCTGCCAACTTTTCCGAAGCTGCTGTGATATCCCGGTCCTACCAAGTTAACCAATAGTAATGCATTGTCAGAACACATTACAATCTAGATACACAAATACGTCATGTCAAAATGTTATACAGAATGACAGGTTCATCACAAGACATCTGATagcttatttaaaaaaatgagtcTCTTATCACAATGTCCAGGCATTCTCTGTGAGCAATTTGAGTGAAAATTGAAGCAAAGAGTGAGGATAAATTCTGTTTTAAGATgtattttagggtgtgtttggttcgcacatgggaatcggaatcggaatgggtatcaaatacttggtaagggtaatgggttttggtgaaagtatttagcatgtttggtagttgggtggaatgggaatgaatattaatagttgggtaagaaatgaagaagtgaaatgaaacccttatttaataagggtatgggttttcccattaatggggtattccatacccatagtagcattctcaaaacctatcaaccaaacactagcaatcactttcatacccattccctataccaaaaccccccaaccaaacacacccttagtctcTGTAAGATTTAATCTGTAACAGACTGAGAATCGTAAAGAATATATCATCTATCACTTATGAATGAAATTCAATGGCCTCTCTAGCATAGTAGCATTGCAACTTGAATTCAACAGGATACTCGAGAAACTTACATGTTGGAGTAGCTTTTCTTCATTGTCCACATCATGCTGAGGAATTTCTTTGTTTGAGATGCTGAAAATATAATGTGCTTTAGAAAAAATGAAGGCCCCTGGATATTAGCATTCAAACTTGATAATAGCACAGAGCATACCTTTCTTCATAGAACTGAAGTTTATCATGTGCAGACCCAGGCTCTCTAGATGAGCTTTTTCTGCTCTCCATTTCCTTTTCTAGATGAGAATATTTCTGGTAAGCTTCATTTAATTCCAGTTTGGTTGCTGTGAGCTCCATCTCAAGGTCTTCTTTCATAAGCTTGTCTTTTTCAGCTTGTTCCTCAATCATCAACTTTAAATCCCTAAGGTTTTCTACTTCTAGTCGCAAGCTTTTGATTATGCTTTCTGATTCTTGAAGCTGAATCATCAACGAATCAGTTTCAACAGTCTTTGATTGCAGTTTCCAATCTAGATCCTCCTTCATGGTTTCCTCTTGTGCaaattcattattatatattctaCATCCATCATTTTCAATTAGTGGAATTTCTTTCACTTCTGAAGATCCTTCATGGTCACAAGAAGCAACTATCAAGTCTGATGATGGTTCTCCACAGACATGAACTTTCTTTACTTCTGATATGTGACTAATCATCCCAGGTTCCACCTCACACTCGCTTTGCAAGTCATCCCagtcaaaatgatttttgattGCATCTTTCATGCTTGAAACATCCTGAAGGGAGAAACAATGGTTGACAATCCATTCCAAGGTACAAGTTAACTGCTCGGCAAATTTCTCAAAGTCAGCATTCCCATCCAATAAGTTGTGGCAAATTTGGACAAATTCTCGCAAAATCACAGAGAGCTCAGAAGTTTTCCACTGGAAATGACGAACCGTGAAGTCAGTTTGTGTGTCTGAATCCCTATATGGTAAAACCCCTTCTATGATTTCAATTACTTTGGTAATGGATGGACCTATATGTGACTGGATCTCATGGTTGCTCTTATTTGCTGCTGACAAATTATCCCTTGTTTCTTTATGTGGTGAatccccccttctagactcatcTGGAGATCCCAAAGAAACGAACTCACCAACTTTAGGTGGAGGATACGGTGTATCACAATAAATTGAGCTTTCCTTGGCACCTACAAACTTCAGATCTGAAGGAGATTTATGTGCCAAAGCAATTTTGATGTCTTCTAGTATATCATTGGGATTTCTTTGCATTGTGCGGGATTGCTCAAGGAGCACTTCAAGTAAACTAGAAACATGATTATTTGATATGTCTTCAGACTGAAAATTCTGGGTAGATGCCGAATGCTCTAATAGACAGTCACTCACTGGAGCTTGCTCTCTGTCAGCTGCATCTACAGAATGTCCACTAGGCTGGGATTGGACCCCGTCAACTGCACAATCTTTATGTAAAGTGTAAGAATGAGTTGCAGTAGAGTTATCTACGATCTCCACAGCTAACTTTTCCATCTCTACAAAGTCATCCATCAGATTCATGTCAGAAGCTCCAATGTTTTTATAAGACGGAGTTCCTGTCTGCTTTTCATTCTTAAAATGCTCCAGCTCTGATATCAAAGCAGAGGCCCAGGACTCGGCACAACTTGCTTTATCATCACTGCCCACATCAGACAATGACATAACAGAGTGTTCTTGGGCAGATTGTAGATGTTTCTCTGCATCCACGGCTAAGCAATTTGTTGGGATTTTATTGAACTGCCCTTCAGCCTGTGATGATTTGGAAACAGCATGAGCATACATATCTTTGGAAAGTTGGAATTCATTTGCCTTTCTATCAAGGGCTTCTCTGAGATGCCTATTTTCTTCTTCCATCATGCACAATTGCTCAGTCAGCAAGTCAATTTTTTTGTTGGGTGTATCAGGAGCCACATCCCCTGTGGAGTCCATTGAACCAAATGGAGAAGGATTTGACTTCCTTCTCCTTGTTTCACCTTGATCTCTGCCCAGCATTTCAACTTCATTCTTCATTTTGGCCATGGCAGCAGGGCCTGGCAACCTCTTCCTAACAAGAAGCCGCAGCCTTTGGCATTCAGATTCCAATTTTGCAATTCTTTTTACACTCTCCAGGTGTTGCTTGTGTGAAGCATCGGCTGTTCTACGATTAAATTCTCGCTCCTCATTTCGGATCTCAAGATCCTTCTCAATGACACGGACCTCATACTTTAGAGAAGCATTCTCCTTTTCTAAAGTGTCAAGTCTAGTCATCAGAGAATTGAATTCTCTTTCTGCCTGAGCCCTTTGAGCACTTAAATTTTCAATAACCTTTTCCTTCGCCAAGAGAGCCTTACTGAGTTGATTATTTTCAGCCCCTAATTTTGCAAGCCTGTTGCCGGCCTCTGCTAATTTTTCCTCCAACACAATCCTTGTTTTCTCAAATTCTTTGGATGTTTCAAACACTGCATCATGGATCCTCTTCTCCTGCTCTCCTCGCACAGAACGCAACTGCTGCATACATTCCTTTAGCGCTGCATCCAAATTAACTAATCTCTCATCACCAGCTTCTATCTCATAAAGAGCTTTTTCAAGTTCTTGTTTCACGAATATTGCTTCTGCCTCTGCCTTCTCCCAACCTATATAAATCATTTTTGAGCAAGACAAGTGCAAGAAGATGCatctgaccaaaaaaaaaagtcacatgcacaaatttaaaaaataggtGAGCCATTGTTACCTGCAATTGCTTCCTGTGCAATGTTTGCTTGTCTCTGTGCAAAATCATCTTTCGCATTACACTCGGAGAGAGCAGAAGAAAGTTTATCATTCAAATCCTTTATCTCTCTCTCCAATTCTGCTTTACCATTCAAAAGCATATGTACCTATGGAAACAGAAGATAAGAACGGTTTACAGACACGCAAGGTTTACTATCATGAAAAACGAGTATACCCCGACCTGATCCCATCCCCATCCACAGgtgcaatttttttaaaagaaaattctcTTCCAACTCAATCAAAGGATAAACAGTTAGTCCTGTCGGAATGGTTAATAGGTGCCAAAACAGATCCACATTTTCAAAAAACTCAGAATTTTAAACACACAGATCTGTCAATTGAAGCGGGGAAATATATACACTACAACTTCTTTCTATTAGAGGCAACACCACACACATTAATGATTACCATCCAATAAACCAATAATGTCTCATGGCCCCTAAAAGCTTCAGCATCCATTAAACTAACTAGTTTCCTTTTTTTCCATGTTTGGGTATAGTTCCAAGGCCACTCCCAGATTGGATATAGCCCCAATTTGGATAGGTTGGAAACATGACAAGGACCCATTAAAGCATTAACCTATGGGACCAGAAACATGAAAAAACATGTGAAATGCATCCATTGCGCTTTAGATTCATGACAATGacataaaacaaagcaaaaaccCTACAGAGCTGGCAGTTGAAAAAAGACTATTATTGAAGAAGTGAATAGTAACCAGAAAAGGATACCCCTGGCTTACCTCCTCTTCATTCCTGCTAAAGGATAGCCTTCTGGTCTCACCATCAACTACATTATTCTTTTCTGAAGATTTCTTCTTCCATAGCCACGACTTGTGATCCATTTCCGCCCCTGGATAACTTCAAAAACACGCTCTCGCTCTCATTTCACCAAAACCTCGCACGTTAGCTCACTATCTGGACTCCACAATCGAATATAAATCCACACCAAAGAAGAAGTTAAACAAAATCGATCTATAATGAAATACACATAAACTGAAGGGGGAAAATCAGTAGAAAGAAACAGATATTAAGattctaaaaatttaaataatttatcatcaaaaaaaaatttaaataattttttttaaaatattaaatgcaGAGATGGAGAACTGCTGGTGAAACCAAGGAAGGCAAACATTGTAATGATattgtaaattcaaattttaaacacacaaaagaaaaaaaaaatacacattaCATAAATATATCTTAATACTGCCATTATAGGATTCAACTTACAAGCATTTGGCAAAGCAAGTTTGAGCTGAAGGTGAAGATGAGCAGAGAATGATCAGTTGCGGAATTTCTCTCCACTATgaatgaagagagagagaggggggggaaAGAAAAAAGCTTTGAGCTTTGCCCACTGCTGAAGGGAGTTGCATACGGAGGGAAAGAGGGAGAGTAAAAAGTGGAAGACTTGCATGAGAGAGAATAAACGGGTCTGGATCTGAAACCAACACGGGTCGGTGATGACCCGGAATTATGTTATAAGTTTTACTCTAATcgaaataatttattaatttaaacaaatttgttatagacaatttaaattgatttatctcatttttttccgtaatacggagtatataatttacttcattcatatttttaaatagGGTTGCAAATTTTTCGAACACTTGTAAAATGGTAAGACTGGGAAAGGAATCCCGGGTTGCTTTGACCCGACGGACAGTGTGAGTGGGAGTGTCAGTGTCGACAGGTCACGGTTCGTGTGTGAATTGCGAAGTCGAGTGAAGTGTCTTTGTCTGCTAGCTCCATTTTACCAATTTTTTAATCCCAATATTAAATGATTTAACATACTAAATTCATGTTATGCcagaaattaatattattttttttcaattttttacctATAATGTGGAATTGAGTTGTTGGGCAATTGATACTCGGGTGTTAGGCTTAAACACTTGATTTGATTCATTAAAAGCTTATTAAATGCAGTATTAAACAATTGAGACATAATAATGGTTAGCagctatattaattatacatatcAAAACTTAGTGTGATACTGGTTTACGTTAAAAGAATatcaaatatgtcatttttataataaaaacgtaataatattttgtgagttattaagtgttatattttcactgaaaaaatattaatcatTTCTTAATATTCAGAAAAACAAGatcaatgaaataaataaatatatatatatatatatatatatatatatatatatatatatatatatatatatataaacaaagacATAAACGAAAGAACAATATAACATAAGATTTATGTGATTCGATAATGTACCTACATTCAATAGagcaaaataaatttttttattaatcatGATGATAATTTCATTCAGgattacaaatattatatttttatgtaacCCTAACATACGGTATATTTACGAAATTGCTCATGTACTATACCATGGGGTGCTACCCCCGAACCCCACCCACTCATCGAACCTTCAAGACAAGTACTGAAACATAGCAGAGTGATAATATATGTCATCCTTCATTACACATATAAGACATACATaacactttaaaaatattagcaaaaaacGTAACACTTATTAAACAcactaaaaaaatata
This portion of the Ipomoea triloba cultivar NCNSP0323 chromosome 5, ASM357664v1 genome encodes:
- the LOC116019992 gene encoding filament-like plant protein 7, with protein sequence MDHKSWLWKKKSSEKNNVVDGETRRLSFSRNEEEVHMLLNGKAELEREIKDLNDKLSSALSECNAKDDFAQRQANIAQEAIAGWEKAEAEAIFVKQELEKALYEIEAGDERLVNLDAALKECMQQLRSVRGEQEKRIHDAVFETSKEFEKTRIVLEEKLAEAGNRLAKLGAENNQLSKALLAKEKVIENLSAQRAQAEREFNSLMTRLDTLEKENASLKYEVRVIEKDLEIRNEEREFNRRTADASHKQHLESVKRIAKLESECQRLRLLVRKRLPGPAAMAKMKNEVEMLGRDQGETRRRKSNPSPFGSMDSTGDVAPDTPNKKIDLLTEQLCMMEEENRHLREALDRKANEFQLSKDMYAHAVSKSSQAEGQFNKIPTNCLAVDAEKHLQSAQEHSVMSLSDVGSDDKASCAESWASALISELEHFKNEKQTGTPSYKNIGASDMNLMDDFVEMEKLAVEIVDNSTATHSYTLHKDCAVDGVQSQPSGHSVDAADREQAPVSDCLLEHSASTQNFQSEDISNNHVSSLLEVLLEQSRTMQRNPNDILEDIKIALAHKSPSDLKFVGAKESSIYCDTPYPPPKVGEFVSLGSPDESRRGDSPHKETRDNLSAANKSNHEIQSHIGPSITKVIEIIEGVLPYRDSDTQTDFTVRHFQWKTSELSVILREFVQICHNLLDGNADFEKFAEQLTCTLEWIVNHCFSLQDVSSMKDAIKNHFDWDDLQSECEVEPGMISHISEVKKVHVCGEPSSDLIVASCDHEGSSEVKEIPLIENDGCRIYNNEFAQEETMKEDLDWKLQSKTVETDSLMIQLQESESIIKSLRLEVENLRDLKLMIEEQAEKDKLMKEDLEMELTATKLELNEAYQKYSHLEKEMESRKSSSREPGSAHDKLQFYEESISNKEIPQHDVDNEEKLLQHDRDITAASEKLAECQETILNLGKQLKALATPRDAALFDSVIPVTAYSSTDTVTNPNKDLGRRTSLLDKMIDEDNDSRGRKAPSTKELILNGNPHPASGANNAIEHPEEVRSPNGNRNAADEDLVAVGSLAIVPSKKKNGGLLKKIFSRKKHCCKTTLS